A window of the Gordonia humi genome harbors these coding sequences:
- the rraA gene encoding ribonuclease E activity regulator RraA, which yields MTSLTFTPTADLVDEIGADVRSCDTQFTQYGGNREFVGRVSTVRCFQDNALLKSILSEPNEGGVLVIDGDASVHTALVGDIIAELGRSNGWVGIIANGAIRDAKTIGGMAIGVKALGTNPRKSTKTGAGERDVPIDLGGVTFNPGDYAYSDDDGVVLVAPNT from the coding sequence ATGACCTCGCTGACCTTCACCCCGACCGCAGACCTCGTCGACGAGATCGGCGCCGACGTCCGCAGCTGCGACACCCAGTTCACCCAGTACGGCGGCAACCGCGAGTTCGTCGGCCGCGTGAGCACCGTCCGCTGCTTCCAGGACAACGCGCTGCTCAAGTCGATCCTGTCCGAGCCGAACGAGGGCGGCGTCCTCGTGATCGACGGCGACGCCTCTGTGCACACCGCGCTGGTCGGCGACATCATCGCCGAACTCGGCCGCTCGAACGGGTGGGTCGGCATCATCGCCAACGGTGCGATCCGCGACGCCAAGACCATCGGCGGCATGGCGATCGGCGTCAAGGCTCTCGGCACCAACCCGCGCAAGTCCACCAAGACGGGGGCGGGCGAGCGGGACGTGCCGATCGACCTCGGCGGCGTCACCTTCAACCCGGGCGATTACGCCTACTCCGACGACGACGGTGTCGTCCTCGTCGCCCCGAACACCTGA
- a CDS encoding succinic semialdehyde dehydrogenase, with protein sequence MPKPSPAYFTRLAALAAVEDGRPTKSVLEAFSGAEMATIPVGTADDLTAAVATARTAQTDWAARTPAQRAKVIAAFSELVHGAADELMDIAQAETGKARIYAQEEVIDVALTARYYSQQGPGMLAEHNVQGMLPGATQARVRYQPKGVVGVISPWNYPLTLAVSDAVAALIAGNAVVIKPDSNTPYCALALAELLHKAGLPRELFAVVPGPGSVVGQAIVASTDYVMFTGSSATGATLAAQAGQRLIGFSAELGGKNPMIVTDGVNIDDAVSGAARACFSNSGQLCISIERIYVERSIAEEFSRRFAEHVTDMKLSSSYDFAADMGSLASAQQIDTVQAHVDDAVAKGATVLAGGRRRADLGPFFFEPTVLTGVSDEMTCYGDETFGPLVSIYPVDDVDEAIERANDTEYGLNASVFAGSDSQAQKIAERLHAGTVNINEGYAAAWGSTAAPMGGMGISGMGRRHGQEGLLKYTEPQTIATQRVIGLDGIKGVPQSLYLKLTPAIIKSLKYLPGR encoded by the coding sequence ATGCCGAAGCCCTCACCCGCGTATTTCACCCGTCTCGCCGCTCTCGCGGCAGTCGAAGACGGTCGTCCCACCAAATCCGTCCTCGAAGCGTTCAGCGGCGCCGAGATGGCGACGATCCCGGTCGGTACCGCCGACGATCTGACCGCGGCCGTCGCCACGGCGCGGACCGCGCAGACCGACTGGGCCGCGCGTACCCCGGCCCAGCGCGCCAAGGTGATCGCCGCCTTCTCCGAGCTCGTCCACGGAGCGGCCGACGAACTCATGGACATCGCGCAGGCCGAGACCGGCAAGGCGCGGATCTACGCGCAAGAAGAGGTCATCGACGTCGCGCTGACCGCGCGCTACTACTCGCAGCAGGGGCCGGGCATGCTCGCCGAGCACAATGTGCAGGGCATGCTGCCGGGTGCCACGCAGGCGCGGGTGCGCTACCAGCCGAAGGGCGTCGTCGGCGTCATCAGCCCGTGGAACTACCCGCTGACCCTGGCCGTGAGCGATGCCGTCGCCGCGCTCATCGCGGGCAACGCGGTGGTCATCAAGCCCGACTCCAACACGCCGTACTGTGCGCTCGCGCTCGCCGAACTGCTCCACAAGGCGGGTCTGCCGCGTGAGCTGTTCGCAGTGGTTCCGGGGCCGGGATCGGTTGTGGGACAGGCGATCGTGGCGTCGACCGATTACGTCATGTTCACCGGATCGTCGGCGACCGGGGCCACGCTCGCCGCGCAGGCGGGACAGCGGCTCATCGGCTTCTCCGCGGAGCTGGGCGGTAAGAACCCGATGATCGTCACCGACGGGGTGAACATCGACGACGCCGTCTCCGGCGCCGCACGCGCGTGCTTCTCGAACTCGGGACAACTGTGCATCTCGATCGAGCGGATCTACGTCGAGCGATCCATCGCCGAGGAGTTCAGCCGACGCTTCGCCGAGCACGTGACGGACATGAAGCTCTCCTCGTCGTACGATTTCGCCGCCGACATGGGGTCACTCGCGTCCGCACAGCAGATCGACACCGTGCAGGCGCACGTCGACGACGCCGTCGCCAAGGGCGCAACGGTCCTCGCGGGCGGCCGCAGGCGCGCCGACCTCGGCCCGTTCTTCTTCGAGCCGACCGTCCTCACCGGCGTCAGCGACGAGATGACCTGCTACGGCGACGAGACCTTCGGTCCCCTCGTGTCGATCTACCCGGTCGACGACGTCGACGAGGCGATCGAACGCGCCAACGACACCGAGTACGGCCTCAACGCCAGCGTGTTCGCCGGCAGCGACTCGCAGGCGCAGAAGATCGCCGAGCGCCTGCACGCGGGCACCGTCAACATCAACGAGGGGTACGCCGCCGCGTGGGGGTCGACCGCGGCGCCGATGGGCGGTATGGGGATCTCCGGCATGGGGCGCCGCCACGGTCAGGAAGGTCTGCTCAAGTACACCGAGCCGCAGACCATCGCGACTCAGCGCGTCATCGGCCTCGACGGTATCAAGGGCGTCCCGCAGAGCCTGTACCTCAAGCTCACTCCGGCGATCATCAAGTCGCTGAAGTACCTCCCGGGCCGGTAG
- a CDS encoding LysR substrate-binding domain-containing protein translates to MSTGEDQQRFRVAYVPGVTPAKWVRIWTDRKADVPLDLIPLEVAATAGAIGGGSVDMAITRLPDALSHADPGPHHTIALYEETTVVVVPKDHVLTAGDELTLADVADEQFLWPLDEPLVVAARPGTAIDHRPVSTGDAIELVAAGVGLLLVPQSLARLHHRRDLVYRTVTDAPTSSVGLLWRDPTSDLADDFIGIVRGRKPNSSRGDSAPAPKRSAKEKAAAKRAARQAAGKVPGRSRGGAARGTRGRRSR, encoded by the coding sequence GTGAGCACGGGCGAGGACCAGCAACGATTCCGGGTGGCATACGTTCCGGGCGTCACCCCGGCGAAATGGGTCCGGATCTGGACCGACCGCAAGGCGGACGTGCCGCTCGACCTGATTCCGCTCGAGGTCGCGGCGACGGCGGGTGCGATCGGCGGCGGATCGGTCGATATGGCGATCACACGACTGCCCGATGCTCTGTCGCATGCCGACCCCGGTCCTCACCACACGATCGCGCTGTACGAGGAGACGACGGTCGTGGTGGTCCCGAAGGATCATGTGCTGACCGCGGGCGACGAGCTGACACTCGCCGACGTCGCCGACGAGCAGTTCCTGTGGCCGCTCGACGAGCCGCTCGTCGTCGCCGCACGTCCCGGCACCGCGATCGATCACCGACCGGTGAGCACCGGCGACGCGATCGAACTCGTCGCGGCCGGAGTCGGCCTCCTGCTGGTGCCGCAGTCGTTGGCGCGTCTGCACCACCGCAGGGATCTGGTCTATCGGACGGTGACCGACGCGCCGACCAGTTCCGTCGGGCTGCTGTGGCGCGATCCGACGTCGGATCTGGCCGACGACTTCATCGGGATCGTCCGCGGGCGGAAGCCGAACTCGTCGCGCGGCGACTCCGCGCCCGCGCCGAAGCGGTCGGCGAAGGAGAAGGCCGCCGCGAAACGGGCCGCGCGCCAGGCCGCGGGGAAGGTCCCCGGTCGATCGCGCGGCGGTGCCGCGCGCGGAACCCGAGGCAGGCGTTCACGCTGA
- a CDS encoding DUF5997 family protein — translation MKPATAAKKLDVYLPATPVEFRENFITRSELMALQADPPEWLRELRANGPHPRNLVAGRLGVSNSGLTRNGITGALTTDEIKALLDEMPEWLVAERAQHVEVLREQRRIRSLHADRRRAREQAEADE, via the coding sequence ATGAAGCCGGCTACCGCAGCAAAGAAGTTGGACGTGTACCTGCCGGCGACCCCGGTGGAGTTCCGGGAGAACTTCATCACTCGCTCAGAACTCATGGCGCTCCAAGCCGATCCTCCGGAGTGGTTGCGCGAACTGCGCGCCAACGGGCCGCATCCGAGGAACCTCGTCGCGGGCAGGCTCGGCGTCTCCAACTCGGGTCTCACCCGAAACGGCATCACCGGTGCACTGACCACGGACGAGATCAAGGCGCTGCTCGACGAGATGCCCGAGTGGCTCGTCGCCGAACGCGCCCAGCACGTCGAGGTTCTGCGCGAGCAGCGACGCATCCGTTCGCTGCACGCGGATCGTCGTCGCGCCCGGGAACAAGCCGAAGCCGACGAGTGA